ATTCAATACATTCTGATCAGCGAAATGTtctttatcaatacatgtatgtctttcATCCATAACAATACACTGAAATGCATCAACAAGCCACTGCACATCTAGTATgatgatattttctatttcttttcGAAAAAGCACCACCCCTGTGTCATGGAAAAATCTTAGAGCAGTCAGGAGCTCATCTTCGCTATTGATGGGTACATCATGTATTTTTTGGACCATCTCCCACAGCTTTTTAAACAGAATGATTTTGCAGGTTTCCCCGAGTTTCCTCATGATCGATTCCAACTTCGACCAAGCCATTGGGACAAATTCGCCCCAATGGCTCTGTGATTTCAAAGTTTCTGCAATGCATCTTTTTAATTCTTCCATATTTATGTCTGATTCCTTCTCCACAGAGAAGACTCGTTCTTTATCTAAATGCCCCATTAGCTTTTTTGGAAGGTGTTCACAGAGTCTACGGAAATATCTCTCGAGTTCCTAAAAGTAttagaaatcaaaattatttttccaaaatatcaaagttttgttgttgtatattgtttaacgtcccgctagagaacttttcactcatacaaagacgtcaccattgccagtgaagggttgcaaaatttaggccaatgctcggtgcttacagcctttgagcaaggaTGGACCTTTTTCGTGtcgcacctgctgtgacacggggcctcggtttctGCAGTCACATCCGAagaaccaccccatttagtcgtctcttacgacaaacaagaggtactggggacctattctaactcggatccccacgggacgtcGAAGTTTTCGTGAATACATTTTTCGTGAATACTTTTTTGAACATATATTctaatcaaattttcatttttttttaaaagtcagtGAAACGTTTTAGCATGACACATGGCTTTCCAAAACTAATCCTTTTCCATCATCTGTGTTGATTAAGAAGGGTTTAACTTATTTCACATTTTAATACCGGTATTCTGTAAATGTCGGCAGTAGCATTTCTAGCAGTAGATGTACAGCGTATATTGAATTGAGCAATTACTTCAATGTTTTATATCATTGATATTGCGTTCCCTATAATTATGTTCTAGTTAGTCTTCGACCATTTGGgtacatatgtaaaacttatacggcatcaattttgatgcacattttacattaaaacgagaagaagaaaaaacatctgAAAATCATCAGTGATCTGGATACTTCAAGCTGTGTTTTGGATTTCTAAGATTTTTATTACCTGCTTCTTTTCATCCTTTACAATGTGCTCAGAATGCGAGGCAACGACGATAGCAGGGGCCGACTCAGAACTGTATGTATGGATGGACCCTAACCAGTATCGAACATAatctacatttaaaaaaaatcattgcctCAAATTTGGAAACAAGGAATAAAtcaatatgatatacatatatatagaaaatgtgAAGGtgacgaatagtgatcaatcttatgatTCCTCTAGAGAATACAGATTTGAGATcagggcaagcacggacccctggacacacgagACAGATTCCTTGTTTGTGTTGCCAATTCATCAGTAcacactgatttggactactgattactccatttacctgctCAAggtataggactcacggcgggtttgaccggtcgatagggggtgcttactcctcctgggcacatgatcccacctctcgtgtgcccaggggtccatgtttgcccaactctctattttgtattcattacaggagttatgaaCTTGGGAGAAGTAGTAGGGTTTGAAAAGAGAGTAATTTACGTATAGAATATTGACCTGCGTATGTCCAATGACTGTAAATGAGATCTTGTCTCTCGCACGCCTTCTCAGCAACATCGTCTAAACCTTTAGACATGTCAACGACAAGGATGTAAAACGCCCGTGGACTGAAGAATATGTGATGACAAGCATAGTAGGCGCTCTGACCAGCAAAGTCTAAAAGACTAAGCAATTTAAAATTCTCATTGCTCACAAAGGCAAAACATTTGCTTGAATCAACTTCCGGTAAAGATTTTTGACTCAAATTCTCGTCGTCTTGCAATACTGTCAAGGTTTCAGTTGGAGACTCGTGTGAGATATCAGAGAGTGAATTTGTATCTTTTGTAACTCTCTCCTGACTAGAATCAGCTTCAGCAACAAATTCATTGTTTGCGCCCATCGAAGTAATTGACATCACTTTCGTTTTCTTCTTTTGTGCTTCATGTGAAGGACCTTCCACGTTTTCATGAACAACACGCGAGTTTCTTGTACTCCTTCCTTCTTGTTGGTCTACTGTCATTGGTGTAAGGCTAAGACATGTTGCTTCCCTCTCAGCGTCTCTGCACGCTATTAATAACAAGTAACATGATGTTAAGTGTAATATGttgtaaaaaagaaattgttCAACTGCATGGTATTTACACCGAATGGTGGTATTTCACCTTTATTTCGGCGATGAATCATAGATAGTTGCGTAAGCCAGTTTTAAGGTTTTGGAATATTCTGAAGTCAACATAGACCCCTTTGTCGAACATTAAGAGATAATTAGCATCCCAGGGGTCGATCTTGACCGTAAACTGTACATCAAACCCTGACAAATCAAGATGAACACAGAAGATAATCAACATGATGTTTGTTCAATTCGAGCCACGGATTTCATCGATTCTTTTAAATAGGTACGTGTGGTGACAGGAGAAAGTCGAGGGACCCTCCTATTTTAGAAGAAGACCATGTGCCACaaaatgctcacctgagtcatctttaGCATAAAGAGCTGTATCCCTTAATTTTagtaaattttaatgtattgaCTTCGCACTTTGTACCGCAGTGAATGTTTTCAGACATAGTAGGTGACAGAGAAGACGTGTCTTCTACTTTCAAAAAGGGAGATGAAAGGAATATTAGAGGTCTATGTGCtccattctaaaaaaaaatctgtaagAAACTTTGAGGTCAGtgggattaaaaaaaaaaatacctatAATTGTTGACTCTTTTTGATCGAGCTTGAAGACATGAGTGTGTATCTCTATTCCTTGTGTTGGTTGTGTTTCaagatgtttttcttttttcagtttTTTAACGAGGGTTGTCTTTCCTGCTTCGGCACACCCTATCACCATCCCTCTCCCGCTGTAAACATGGATACGCCCGTCTTTCATGCTATTTACAAACTTTTGAATATTGTCTTCACTCCAAAACAGGATTTCCCTTGGTATATTCactaaatcaaaattttaattcaatacaGTGTATTTGAATTCGTTTAAAGTTTACATGATATAATGATAGATATCGTCCTTGTTTTctaaaacacaataaaaacaCGTACGCCTCTTCGCAATGCCATGAAATAAGGTTTTGTCCTCTGGCAAACGTTGTAAAAGAAAGTCAATCCCTAGATTATCTATTTCAGCTGCTAATTCTCCTGAAAAAATAAGATCGTGCAATACACACTTTTTCTTTGTTGTGATTTCTAAACCAAACAGccaaatacaaaatgaaaaccaTCAATTGTATGCTTTTCACAGAGGATCATTGACAACATGAATAAAAGGCAAATGACTACTGAATGCATTATTAAAGTTTATAATTAATTGTACTTCTAAAACACAATTAGATTGGTTCATTCGactttatcaatattcattatatcgTATAAACAAAGTTGTCTTTAAATCGCGCCATATATGACATCCTAAGATTGATCTGCTTCTCAGTTTCAATTTTGTTGCTACAACAATATTGCTCCGCGttataaaaatcatattttctatgttgacatttttgaatattgtgaaaataataatgaagaggcaATTTTACTTTCACTAGATTTTCAAAAGGGTTCGATTCTGTCGAATGGACATTTATGATAAAAACACTAGAGTGCTTTAATTTTGGTCAAGAATTCATCAAATGGATTCAAATTCTATACAAAAATCCTGTTTTTAgacttaaaaataataattggcTCTCAAGAAGATGTACAATGATGCGAGGCATCCGTCAAGGGTGTCCGATCTCGGCGATACTTTTTCTGTTTGTTGCTGAAATACTGTCAATTAGATTACGTCATAATGACTaaatacatggttttaaaaagaaaggtATGAACTGTGAAGTAAAAACATTACAACATGCTGACGATTGTACATTACCTTTGAAAGATATTACTTCTGTAAAATCAGCGATTAGTGAAATCAATACTATTAGTAAGTTCTCTGGTATGAAATTAAACCTTTCAAAAACAGAGTGCATTTTATTAGGACCACTGAAAGGTCAATATGCAGATATAGATGGTATTACAGTGAATGACACATGTGTAAGAGTATTAGGTATACATATTGGGCATGACAAAGAtttatgttataaaaataactgGATCAAAAAGATAGATGATGTAGAAAAGCTTTTTGAATcgtggaaaaaaagaaaagtagCAATTTTTGGAAAGGTGTGTCTAATCAATAATCTTgctatatcaaaatttatatatacagcATCTGTACTCGATTATCCAAAAGATCAAACAATCAAACTtcttggtaattttttttttcattttatttggaaCAAAAAGGacagaattaaaagaaatacgATGATTGGGAAAATATCTAAAGGAGGTATCAATCTagttgatattgatattgaatCCAAAATAAAGTCATTAAAGGCAGCATGGGTGGAGAAGATATATTCCTCCAATACcagtttaaaagattttttaaatagtttttgtattgaaagaaatattgatatcgaatatatactgaaaacaaatgctACAGTTGTGAATGATTTTGAACTAATTAGCAATTTCAACAATTTCTATACtgaattattcatatttttcaattcatgtaAAAGATGCCAGGAAATCAATGATATGAAATTGTATGAAGTTCTATGTCAACCATTGTGGTGTaacaaactttttcaatataaaggaaaatgtgtattttttgaaaattggataCAAAGTGGTTTAAGATATGTGGTTGATATTGTTGATGAAAATGGTATTAAACCCATTGAATGGTTTTAGGATAATCTtaagagaaaaagaaataatttacGCGAATACAAAATCATGAGTAATATTTTTAGAAAGCtaagaaatttgaattttcaagATTTACCCTATCAAAACCTGTGCTTGAAACTCATCTTTGAAATTACATCAATGAAAAAACCTCTTGAAATCACTGATATTTCATCGAAAAAGATGTATACCATTTTTGTTCAAAGGAAATTTCATACCCCCCTGTATCAATCCTACTATAGCAGAACTTTAAGTATTAATAAACCCTCCTGGAGTctcatttacaaaaacaaaatcgtAGATATGTATGAAAAAAAGGTAGCAGAATTTAAATTTAAACTTCTCAATAATCTTCTATGTAACAAATCTTTTctcatgaaaataaagaaaaccgaATCAAAcatgtgtgaattttgtaaagaaaatgttgaagacaatgaacacttgatttatttttgtgaaaatgtaaAGCAAATATGGGAAATAACGTCAAAGGTTGTCAAATTTGACATCAAATGGAAACACATtcttattggattttattttgaaaacaaccacagaattgtcattttgaataacGTAATTTCTACTATAACAActgttatttacaaatacaagatgtactgtagaatcaaagaaattgaagaaagtaccgaaaatatatacatgcatgttaaaGCTTCTTTAAAGATGTACTCTCATGTATACAAAAAGCTACATATAGATTTCAAtgatatgtttgaaaaaatttgtaatatattgtgatgcttatatatatatatatatatatatatatatatatatatatcaataatgtTTTCTTGTTATCAAGACATGCGCCCGAATGTCTAGAACATTGTAAGGGCACTTTGAAGTATGAATAAACTTCgctaattcttaaaaaaaaaaaaaaaattctatgtcattttgtttatcaaattacatcAAAACAACTTTCCTAACTTAAATTAAAAGGAATGAAAATAATGTATACTCCTTTTATACGATAAAATGTAAGTTGAGACAGTTTGCACTAGTTTATATACCGGTTCGCGGTTTATAATGCGTAAACTGTCCCAACTTACTTTTAgatcatataaaaattatttgattcTTTAAATAGTGTAATTTAGATTACAAGATTGAAGTCACTTTGTGATTTGATATTGGATATGTGATTTAGATAGTACATACCCTGTAGATCCAGAAGAGGGTTGTCTTCATCATGCATTGGTGCAGTATCTGTATATCgaatttacataaaaacacaaatatatacTCCAAATTAAGAAAGGTAAGGTGACAGTGAGATGATATCAAAACTTGTCTAAAGATTTGAAATATACAGATGAAGTACCGTATATCGAGTAATTTTCGCGCCTTGGAAATATTGGCTATTTTGGTGGATGATGAGATCGCCAAAAATGAGAGTCATAATTTCTATTCATGATAATTATACATTTGCTAAATGAAAATACGGCAAAAATGGATTGTTAATATTTGAGATTTTACATATGGTAATTATATTTGACAAATTATACCTTTCTGCCGTTGCCGTTTCTTCCACAGAAGGTAAAAGATGAGTAATCCTATTCCAATACATATTGCCACCATAACTGGAACAATTATTGCTATCGTTTGATCGTTCTTTGTATTGGGTGGATTCGATTGAGTTTCATTATATGATGCAGTGACTGTGTAACTATCATCGGCTCTGTTGTAAAAAGAGAAAACTAAACATAATTATCTATATTACAAATCTATAGGATGTAAAGAAAACTTATAATTTTTGTTCCAAATTGTAATAAGTGAGTTCACATAGAGTAACCTAAAATTGGATACGCACGATATGGTATTTGAAACTTAGGGGTAAAATTAATATGCATTTCATTTCCAAATAGTAATGACTGTAATGACATCTTGTGggcacatatacatgtacaaggagagagagagagagagagagagagagagagagagcactcCACTTCTATAAAATTCgaatatattgaaatatgtGAGCAATTTACGTCGGTCccttgaatttcaaaatatctggagtagaccccccccctctctctctcttcttgtACATGTGCCCACAAGATGTTTTATCTTTAATATCGCGGTAGAATACATTTCATAATGAATGTtttattataatattgtacGTACAAAACAACATAATCATTATCTGCATACATATTTCTTACCTTGTAGTCGTTTTGCAAGAAGACTCCGCTAAGTAACAGTGTTGTGTGGGGTCAATTTCCAAACACCTTGGGTCTAACAGATTAGGAAAAGCGTGTGAATTTCGAAACAGACACATGCAAGATCACACGAATGTCAtttgatatctttatttttgcTGTAATATGATTTCGCTATCTTTGATAGAGGCCAAAACTCTGAATTCGAAACTGTAGTGAAAATAACATAAATATAGCATTTTTATCTAGATTTGACAAAAGTTGTGTGAATTAAAAAATGGTGCAAGAATCGTGAAATTAAACAAGGTCAAATGAAAGCtgtaaaataatacaaaagGATTGTAattaatttacatgtttattaatAGTGCACTACGTGCCCAGTTTTTGGCCATTCTTtcaaaatgtatacattttgtatgGAAAGAAATTTCAATTATATATCTAGGTAACTAGATTAAAAACATTGTACCAGGTGCACCAACAAGTACTTACATTTATAACTCTCGTCACTGAAATAGTCCATTTTTGGACAACCATCATCAAATGTATCACAGTTGTaggtattcaaaatgtttttggACGGTATCAGGACCATGCAGTTGTCTGAA
This genomic window from Ostrea edulis chromosome 4, xbOstEdul1.1, whole genome shotgun sequence contains:
- the LOC125669616 gene encoding uncharacterized protein LOC125669616 isoform X3, with amino-acid sequence MASVHRRVLRFFSCFSMFLVVEIYQVDSITALKMYQVLACPQNKTEWQRASDRLNCTDDDTHPINKYHCLPDNSLTQLLEFCYSETRPRVLRDNCMVLIPSKNILNTYNCDTFDDGCPKMDYFSDESYKYPRCLEIDPTQHCYLAESSCKTTTRADDSYTVTASYNETQSNPPNTKNDQTIAIIVPVMVAICIGIGLLIFYLLWKKRQRQKDTAPMHDEDNPLLDLQGELAAEIDNLGIDFLLQRLPEDKTLFHGIAKRLNIPREILFWSEDNIQKFVNSMKDGRIHVYSGRGMVIGCAEAGKTTLVKKLKKEKHLETQPTQGIEIHTHVFKLDQKESTIIACRDAEREATCLSLTPMTVDQQEGRSTRNSRVVHENVEGPSHEAQKKKTKVMSITSMGANNEFVAEADSSQERVTKDTNSLSDISHESPTETLTVLQDDENLSQKSLPEVDSSKCFAFVSNENFKLLSLLDFAGQSAYYACHHIFFSPRAFYILVVDMSKGLDDVAEKACERQDLIYSHWTYADYVRYWLGSIHTYSSESAPAIVVASHSEHIVKDEKKQGMSEEEVKGKGEKNHPPEMEPQEKIAKEMLLLPFVQELSPISIPNVYNVNHIAHVTSEKIWLSDRKHVMKIDHSGHSLESFRIDDIWGSASHTAEKDGNILYIKNDHQVIRATKDGNEQTLLTLEWTILSIYASQLNGDILLGIYILIEKGSQTRLARYSRNGQLLSEIEYYEDKRLYVSPLYLSENINGDICTADIDTCLVKAVDKKGILRFSYDGQPQHSEFFPTGICNDVLGHVIVCNRHDSNPSVHLLDMNGQFLSIILTEKEGAVDPWGLCVDDKGNLYLGQHNCATVRVYKYLQQN
- the LOC125669616 gene encoding uncharacterized protein LOC125669616 isoform X2, which encodes MVLIPSKNILNTYNCDTFDDGCPKMDYFSDESYKYPRCLEIDPTQHCYLAESSCKTTTRADDSYTVTASYNETQSNPPNTKNDQTIAIIVPVMVAICIGIGLLIFYLLWKKRQRQKDTAPMHDEDNPLLDLQGELAAEIDNLGIDFLLQRLPEDKTLFHGIAKRLNIPREILFWSEDNIQKFVNSMKDGRIHVYSGRGMVIGCAEAGKTTLVKKLKKEKHLETQPTQGIEIHTHVFKLDQKESTIIACRDAEREATCLSLTPMTVDQQEGRSTRNSRVVHENVEGPSHEAQKKKTKVMSITSMGANNEFVAEADSSQERVTKDTNSLSDISHESPTETLTVLQDDENLSQKSLPEVDSSKCFAFVSNENFKLLSLLDFAGQSAYYACHHIFFSPRAFYILVVDMSKGLDDVAEKACERQDLIYSHWTYADYVRYWLGSIHTYSSESAPAIVVASHSEHIVKDEKKQELERYFRRLCEHLPKKLMGHLDKERVFSVEKESDINMEELKRCIAETLKSQSHWGEFVPMAWSKLESIMRKLGETCKIILFKKLWEMVQKIHDVPINSEDELLTALRFFHDTGVVLFRKEIENIIILDVQWLVDAFQCIVMDERHTCIDKEHFADQNVLNDHGLLSNKLLDALWGSINYKQHKRSLIAHMKHLGMLAELNQNRWYVPCMNKQKYSDEILANCEVSSTLCFVFEFLPFIVFHRLIVACINKLKWSTWKRKTECIFHTVAVLEHNECKNHRILIGISENKTYSKGNQYPYSIEIQAFVTKTRRLDRSLCFKIQQSVRHILFNLTQTLPIDKLHFQVGYRCVIKPFIDNPPSHIILEENMEKSDLDCSECSPIHTVDIKSIVEFWKGMSEEEVKGKGEKNHPPEMEPQEKIAKEMLLLPFVQELSPISIPNVYNVNHIAHVTSEKIWLSDRKHVMKIDHSGHSLESFRIDDIWGSASHTAEKDGNILYIKNDHQVIRATKDGNEQTLLTLEWTILSIYASQLNGDILLGIYILIEKGSQTRLARYSRNGQLLSEIEYYEDKRLYVSPLYLSENINGDICTADIDTCLVKAVDKKGILRFSYDGQPQHSEFFPTGICNDVLGHVIVCNRHDSNPSVHLLDMNGQFLSIILTEKEGAVDPWGLCVDDKGNLYLGQHNCATVRVYKYLQQN
- the LOC125669616 gene encoding uncharacterized protein LOC125669616 isoform X1; this translates as MASVHRRVLRFFSCFSMFLVVEIYQVDSITALKMYQVLACPQNKTEWQRASDRLNCTDDDTHPINKYHCLPDNSLTQLLEFCYSETRPRVLRDNCMVLIPSKNILNTYNCDTFDDGCPKMDYFSDESYKYPRCLEIDPTQHCYLAESSCKTTTRADDSYTVTASYNETQSNPPNTKNDQTIAIIVPVMVAICIGIGLLIFYLLWKKRQRQKDTAPMHDEDNPLLDLQGELAAEIDNLGIDFLLQRLPEDKTLFHGIAKRLNIPREILFWSEDNIQKFVNSMKDGRIHVYSGRGMVIGCAEAGKTTLVKKLKKEKHLETQPTQGIEIHTHVFKLDQKESTIIACRDAEREATCLSLTPMTVDQQEGRSTRNSRVVHENVEGPSHEAQKKKTKVMSITSMGANNEFVAEADSSQERVTKDTNSLSDISHESPTETLTVLQDDENLSQKSLPEVDSSKCFAFVSNENFKLLSLLDFAGQSAYYACHHIFFSPRAFYILVVDMSKGLDDVAEKACERQDLIYSHWTYADYVRYWLGSIHTYSSESAPAIVVASHSEHIVKDEKKQELERYFRRLCEHLPKKLMGHLDKERVFSVEKESDINMEELKRCIAETLKSQSHWGEFVPMAWSKLESIMRKLGETCKIILFKKLWEMVQKIHDVPINSEDELLTALRFFHDTGVVLFRKEIENIIILDVQWLVDAFQCIVMDERHTCIDKEHFADQNVLNDHGLLSNKLLDALWGSINYKQHKRSLIAHMKHLGMLAELNQNRWYVPCMNKQKYSDEILANCEVSSTLCFVFEFLPFIVFHRLIVACINKLKWSTWKRKTECIFHTVAVLEHNECKNHRILIGISENKTYSKGNQYPYSIEIQAFVTKTRRLDRSLCFKIQQSVRHILFNLTQTLPIDKLHFQVGYRCVIKPFIDNPPSHIILEENMEKSDLDCSECSPIHTVDIKSIVEFWKGMSEEEVKGKGEKNHPPEMEPQEKIAKEMLLLPFVQELSPISIPNVYNVNHIAHVTSEKIWLSDRKHVMKIDHSGHSLESFRIDDIWGSASHTAEKDGNILYIKNDHQVIRATKDGNEQTLLTLEWTILSIYASQLNGDILLGIYILIEKGSQTRLARYSRNGQLLSEIEYYEDKRLYVSPLYLSENINGDICTADIDTCLVKAVDKKGILRFSYDGQPQHSEFFPTGICNDVLGHVIVCNRHDSNPSVHLLDMNGQFLSIILTEKEGAVDPWGLCVDDKGNLYLGQHNCATVRVYKYLQQN